GAGACCATGGAACTTCATTATCATCTTCATAGTTGAGGGCTAAAGACACCCCACCTTGTATGACAGCCTCACCATCGTCTCCCTCCGAAACCGATGTGTGCAGTAGCTCAACTGTGCTGCCATGCCACATCGGAGCCTTGTAAGATGTGATCAAACCACTTGGAAGCATTAGAGTAGCTGTGCTGCCATTATCCAGTCCCATTTTAGCAACACAATTGTCACCAATACCTTCAAAGGTAACTCCATGGCCACTGAATTCTCCTTCTAGATAGTCCACATTGATTGGTTGGTAAGGAACCGAAGCTACATATGGAAGTGAAAGCTCTTTCCTGATATTGTTGTACTGCAGAGATGTAGAAGAAAGGTAAGGATGATAATACAAGTGATGGCTAATTGGTCTTGCAGATGAAAAATGAGTGAAGTTGGGCGAGAAAAGTGAACTGTAAGCCATACTGAAACAAGACTCAGTTGCAGCTAGGTGTGGATTTTCATTGTTTTCATGACAAGAGAGAAAGAGGGTGGTCCCTTATCCTTTGATTTCCGTTAGGATAATTCAACAAATATCTTTGGTTGGTTCTAATTGAAGGCTGGAAAGATATTTATCGTTTCGCTTTCTCTTTCGTTTTCTTATGACAGAAATCACCCCTTTACTATTTACCTATGTCAAGCAACCAGCGGCAAAAGTACAGAAGCCTTTACTGAAAAAAAGAGCAAATTAGTTACTGTGCAATAGATCCAATAGCAAACTGGGTCGATATGAGATGCATGTGGCACACCATATGTAACTGATTATTTCATCAACCACACCAAACTTCAACAatagaaatggatgaaaattttaacGAAAAGGACTAGTTTGCTCTTTTATTTAAcgtacagggactaatttgctcatttttggAGTAAAGGGGCAAAAAGCAATCTAACTCCTAGTACAGGGACCTCCATGGTATTTTTACCAGCAACCAGCCTTATCTTTTTCTGATGGTAGGAAATGAGCTTATACCTTTAGATTGATTTCTGGTTTTCTTGGTTCTTAGTTCCCTAGTGTGCCCcacttttgatataattcaaaatcaaacatttagaaagcAAGCCAACCTAGTTGGAGTCAATTTTCTTTCCTTTTACTTCTAACACTTTCATTAATTAAGTAGCTGCTAGACTCCAAAGTTGGAGTAATTTCAGTGCAAAACTTAGAAACTGTTATCTATTTGCTTTATTATTGCAAGCATAGATCACTGAGTCAATGAATTGCAGCAACGTTACATAGAATATAGACTACAATAACGGTTTCCAAAAACCAGCTAATTGAAAAAGTGAACAATTAAaatggaatatatatatatttatatataattacaAGTTATCGTGCTCAATGACTTGAGCTCCTCTCCAATTTTCACCAGGTTTTATTACAACAGGCACCAGCATTGAAGCCGGTCCAGTGCAGATAAAATAATCCTTCCCATACTTCTCTGCTAATGAACCAGGGCTTGATAAGTATATATCTTGAAACCCCATTCTTATTACCCTGAAGGACAGTTCTCTACCCTGCGAAAAATAACCAACAAATAGATGAAACTTCAGTGtctgtatatgtatatgaatatgtgtgtaaCAGATCAAACAGTTTAAAGGGTTTAATTTACCTGATCTAGAGTTTCATATTTTGAAGGTGGGGTGTCAAAAATTGGCTTCAGTCTCTCTGATGGTGGAGCAGCATATACTCTACTCAGCTTATCCTTCAAAATAGTGATTGGCACATCTTGTTTGGTCCATACACCCGGTTTCTCTTCATTATCAGAACCAAACCATCCTGAAGATTCAGTTTTCATTGCTTCAGATGGGGATAAGAGCTCGAAAGGTGAAGACAATGGCGGATGCGAGCAGTAAGAGCAGCCTCTGAGTCCATCAATTGCTGTTCGACTTCTTTTCTTGAAGTTCAAATGGCTAAGTATTGCACTGGCTAAACTCGCATCTTTGCGGCCATTGTTCCTTACTATGACTGCTGTTGCTATGCTTACTGGATAAAGGGAGACGACATAACTGATATCTAGAGTTCCAGCAGTACAGCTCAACTCAACCTGGAAAAAAAGCATTCAAAAATTTTATACAAGGCCTGCATTTATAGAATGTTTTGCATCAGACTTTCATGTATTATATGGACACGAACCGATCATGAACAAATTTCACTCAAACTCGGCTCATTTACAGCTCTAAACAAAATAACAAATGGTATTGTACAAAAAGACTTCTAAACTGAATAAACTTGAAAGTTGCAAGTGAGAAAAATACCTGAAGAGCATCAATGGCATCGTTATCAGCATCCTTTACAGTCCAGTCATAACCTGATAGAAGCGACCCTTTTGAACTTTTTTCAGTTGCATCATTGATGACCAGACCAATCCCTCCTTTGAACTTGGTAGTGTCAGTTCCCCCAGCAGGAACTGTGTAAAGGATCTCCTCTAAGCCGTCGTCTTTCCAATATACTTTAGGTTTGTAAGAAGTGACATGAGCATCAGGTATTCTTAGTTTCAGTGAGCTTCCATTTCTTACCGTCAGCTCAACAAATGGGACGTTGTTGGACTCTGAGAATTTgatgcctttgcgaccaaatttTTCATCAAGAGCCTCTGAAGTGGGAAAGGTAGTTGTAGTAGGAGTTGCAGAAGAAGCAGAAACAGCTTTGATTATGTTTGGTTttggaagagagaaagaaagaagggaaGTCATTGTTTGAAGGAAGAAAAGTCTTGTTAGCTTCCACACAACAGTGGAGTAACTAAGCTGTTAGGCTCATCCTTTTGGCAACCGTTTTGTTTGGATATGCTTTTTCGGCCttagattttcatatttttgcacttCTCTCCTATCTCAACTTTTTTGTCTAAGGTTTCCccacttttcttcttttttttcatccAAACTACCATCAGATAGTGGATAAATTTATACACTAGTAAGAAGCAAACCATAACACAGTGTATAAAATACAATATATTAGACATAAATCAATTCTAATTTTTACGTCTTCAAAATATCAGGAAGAAATCATGTGATTTATtttagctaaaccaaaaattcatgATAAAAATTTCTGATTCAGTTCAGCTAAGCATAAAGAAGTGGGACTTTCGCATCTCAACAAAAGAACAATACTTTTTGGGTCAAAAATGCTGAAAAGTTTCCAGTGCTATACCCAACAGTAAAAAATAGGATAGCTAGAATGTTTGTATTGACCATTTATCAGTTTTTCAGCAAAATATATGTTTCTTTTGAATATGAAACATTTCGCGCAAATGATGAAATTAATATGAGAACTCGGGATATAACAGAATGTCAATTGTCAAAGGAAACAACATTCATCACATTTACTGATGGAAAAATTACAGAATTGATTagcaaaaaacaaaaaacacAGAACCATAACAATTTTCAAAACAAAAGCAAaactttgtttcaaagtgtttttagCATCTCCGAAGATGCCTAACAAAGTCCGAACCAGCCCTGATgagaaaaaagagaaaaggaaTAGCATATAATGTTGCAGATCAGAAGACTTAGTCCTCATCCATCCCTGCAGGCTGCTCTCTCCTTCCAGGACCTCCAGCTGGTTTTGCCATTATAATCTACAAAATTGAAGGAATAGAATAGTAAGCTTGGcgaatgaaaacttttgaaaccCAAATATATTTTCTAGCTCGTTTCAAGTTAATTTACCTGATCAACCCGTAGAACAGTGCAGGCAGCATCAGCAGCATATTTGAGAGCGAAAAACCTGTGGGAAGAAGGGAAAAAACATGAGAAAATAAGATAAAGATTGTATTTTTAGTGTACTGTGTCCTTCGCAGAGAACTCATGAGCTAGAAAAGTTGAGAACAAAGAGCGACTTACTTGGTGACATAAAGATCCCAGATATTCAGGATTGACACATCTTTGCAAACACCATCCTCGGAGTCACCTCCCCCCAAGTCAATACCCACTTTGGTATTTCCGGATGCATGTTTTTCATACAGCTTAGATATGATATCCATTGGATTGAGACCAGCATTCTCTGCTAGGGTTCTTGGAACCATTTCAAAACTTTCAGCAAACTTGGCAATGGCATACTGATCCAATCTGCATAATATCCAATTTTAGAACTAGGAGCCTCTTCTAATACTTATCCAAGTCTActataaatttcaagaattataTTAGATCCCTAACAGAGAGACGAAACATAAATGATAAATGCAAAATATAAGACCAATGTGTGTTACTATGTCCAACGACATAAAGGAAGTAAaaagtagaaaaaaaaaatagatcaCCCTGTTTCCTTGAAGGAGAACTCTTTCAATCTTCTAGCCAACTCAATTTCAGTAGCTGCAGCTCCAGGTACCATTCGACTGTCCCTGCACATTGcctgaccaaaaaaaaaaaaggtggcaTTAAGAATGTGATAATGATACTTCTCTTGAAATTTACATCTAAAAACAAACAAGAAAGACTGTCTCAGAAGGTGAGAAAATCAGAACTCAATAAGGTTTGTTGAGGAGAACACTACAATACATGAAAAAGTATATAGAAACAAGGAAAATATTAGGCAACAATCACCTTATATGTGTTCACTCCATCATCAACAGCTCTTTCAAGATCATCCAATATACTATCAGTACTTCCTCGTAAAACCACAGTGGCAATCTTGTTACCACCTTCTTCACTTCTCACAACAGTGACCTACAATCAATAGATAATACAGCATAAGATGAGAAAAGGACAAGAAACAAATATGAGTAAAGCAAACTCTTCAAACATACCCGAGAACCACCAATTTCCTCGACTGAAATTGAATCAACAAATCCCAAATCATCCGGCTTTGGTTGGCTGAGTTTTAACTGTCGAAAGAATCAAAGGTTCATTAGATTACAAACCAAAAGATACGATCCTTTTTTCTTTTAACATAATCTAGACAGAATGCTTACAAGAGCAGAAGTTCCCGTAGTGCGGCAAAAACGCCTCAGTTCAAATTTTGAGCTGATTTTCAAGACCATTAACCTGCAAGAAAAGGATTCCAAACTAGACATGTTAAACAAGGCTGCAAAAGCTCCAAAgcaaaatatatatgaatctgaAACTAGACCAACACATCAATCAACTATGCATATATCCGACTTTAACAAAGTGGTccaaaacaagaaagaaaaaagcAGAATTAAAAATGTGAAAAAGGAAGCTTAATATACTTGTAACGTTCACAGAAATGTAATGCCATTTCACCAACAGCTCCTCCACTGACAATAACTTTGGCACCAGAATCAGCAACTGCTTTGATGAGTTCCTCAACCTTAGCTTCTTCAGTTTTAGAATAATTCTCTAGCTGCGAGATGAGAAAACCTTCCAAGGTTAGACATATTTGACCAACGAAAACCCCCTAATGCCAATTACTTATCACCATAGACATGGGCCAATGACAAAAACGTGTATTATTCTCCTAATTTACCTGCTCAGCTGAGTGAATCAATACAGTTCCTTTT
This is a stretch of genomic DNA from Gossypium arboreum isolate Shixiya-1 chromosome 11, ASM2569848v2, whole genome shotgun sequence. It encodes these proteins:
- the LOC108473947 gene encoding T-complex protein 1 subunit theta-like, yielding MGFSMQPYGIQSMLKEGHKHLSGLDEAVLKNIDACKQLSTITRTSLGPEGMNKMVINHLDKLFVTNDAATIVNELEVQHPAAKILVLAGKAQQEEIGDGANLTISFAGELLQNAEELIRMGLHPSEIISGYTKSISKAIEVLGELVEKGSETMDVRNKEQVVTRMKAAVASKQHGQEDILCSLIADACIQVCPKNPANFDVDNVRVSKLVGGGLHNCTIVRGMVLKGDAVGSIKRMEKAKVAVFASGVDSSATETKGTVLIHSAEQLENYSKTEEAKVEELIKAVADSGAKVIVSGGAVGEMALHFCERYKLMVLKISSKFELRRFCRTTGTSALLKLSQPKPDDLGFVDSISVEEIGGSRVTVVRSEEGGNKIATVVLRGSTDSILDDLERAVDDGVNTYKAMCRDSRMVPGAAATEIELARRLKEFSFKETGLDQYAIAKFAESFEMVPRTLAENAGLNPMDIISKLYEKHASGNTKVGIDLGGGDSEDGVCKDVSILNIWDLYVTKFFALKYAADAACTVLRVDQIIMAKPAGGPGRREQPAGMDED
- the LOC108472714 gene encoding photosynthetic NDH subunit of subcomplex B 2, chloroplastic, whose product is MTSLLSFSLPKPNIIKAVSASSATPTTTTFPTSEALDEKFGRKGIKFSESNNVPFVELTVRNGSSLKLRIPDAHVTSYKPKVYWKDDGLEEILYTVPAGGTDTTKFKGGIGLVINDATEKSSKGSLLSGYDWTVKDADNDAIDALQVELSCTAGTLDISYVVSLYPVSIATAVIVRNNGRKDASLASAILSHLNFKKRSRTAIDGLRGCSYCSHPPLSSPFELLSPSEAMKTESSGWFGSDNEEKPGVWTKQDVPITILKDKLSRVYAAPPSERLKPIFDTPPSKYETLDQGRELSFRVIRMGFQDIYLSSPGSLAEKYGKDYFICTGPASMLVPVVIKPGENWRGAQVIEHDNL